Proteins from one Candidatus Nitrospira nitrosa genomic window:
- a CDS encoding P-II family nitrogen regulator has translation MKLVEAIVKPFKLEEIKDALLEIGIQGMTVSEVKGFGRQKGHKETYRGQEYTIEFVPKVKIEVAVKDTQVPRVIEAIMTTAKTGSIGDGKIFVRELSDVVRIRTGETGEMAL, from the coding sequence ATGAAGCTGGTTGAGGCGATCGTCAAGCCGTTCAAGTTGGAAGAGATCAAGGATGCACTTTTAGAGATCGGGATTCAGGGTATGACCGTTTCGGAGGTCAAGGGGTTTGGGCGTCAGAAGGGACACAAGGAAACCTACCGTGGGCAAGAATATACGATTGAGTTTGTCCCAAAGGTCAAGATCGAGGTCGCTGTCAAGGATACCCAAGTTCCTCGAGTCATCGAGGCCATCATGACGACGGCCAAGACCGGTAGTATTGGGGACGGCAAAATTTTCGTGCGGGAACTGAGCGATGTGGTGCGGATTCGAACTGGCGAAACAGGAGAGATGGCGCTGTGA